One Festucalex cinctus isolate MCC-2025b chromosome 1, RoL_Fcin_1.0, whole genome shotgun sequence genomic region harbors:
- the glis2b gene encoding zinc finger protein GLIS2b isoform X1 — MSGWHKVNFSSLTFGNQCNIPTATGVAMLSLDKPLDLKLPRRTNGRDRGSCSPPLSPLIPKRARHLCMTDDGTAVMGPTSPASPHTGMQVVSHHRTDTPTPPAVDLSMSPSSLRHTPTSPEMTYAPAVNSQLSQAFQFFVPIGAGAGLHLPSSMFIGHTSDKRASPDLSSDEQLACRWKKCHLLFDSLQDLVDHVNDFHVKPEKETGYCCHWEGCARKGRGFNARYKMLIHIRTHTNEKPHRCPTCNKSFSRLENLKIHNRSHTGEKPYICPYEGCNKRYSNSSDRFKHTRTHYVDKPYYCKMVGCLKRYTDPSSLRKHIKAHGHFVTQEQGSPGGVGSLLKGSQSGGFASGGPKDSEMSYVSGAHIIIPGAGAALLGARTLQGLGGSLPLSPLSPRPLDLSTLACPSTPPGSLGAASILSFNGSPLGLAKSPLLSTALASSTLGMPMMPMLGAGADRRAPSLLPKKGRVVEAENEVTGGVLNLSTGGSHDPLSWVVIPPGTVVLKPAVVN, encoded by the exons ATGAGTGGCTGGCACAAAGTCAATTTCTCATCACTAACATTTGGAAACCAATGCAACATACCAACGGCAACAG GTGTGGCCATGCTTTCCCTGGACAAGCCTCTGGACCTGAAGCTCCCTCGGCGGACCAATGGGCGGGACCGGGGGTCGTGCTCACCCCCCCTCTCGCCGTTGATACCCAAAAGGGCTCGCCATCTCTGCATGACGGATGACGGTACAGCGGTCATGGGTCCCACCTCCCCGGCATCCCCGCACACAG GTATGCAGGTAGTCTCCCACCACCGAACTGATACCCCCACACCTCCTGCAGTGGATCTGagcatgtctccctcctcccttCGTCACACACCCACCTCACCTGAAATGACCTACGCTCCCGCAGTG AATTCGCAGCTGTCGCAAGCCTTTCAGTTTTTTGTGCCAATCGGAGCTGGGGCAGGACTTCACCTGCCATCATCCATGTTCATCGGCCACACGAGCGATAAAAGGGCCTCCCCGGACCTCTCGTCAGATGAACAGCTGGCTTGCCGCTGGAAGAAG TGCCACCTGCTCTTTGACTCTCTTCAAGACCTTGTGGACCATGTCAACGACTTCCATGTCAAGCCCGAGAAGGAGACAGGGTACTGCTGCCATTGGGAAGGCTGCGCTCGCAAAGGGAGGGGGTTCAACGCCAG GTACAAGATGCTCATCCACATCCGCACGCACACCAACGAGAAGCCTCACCGATGTCCCACCTGCAACAAGAGCTTCTCACGCCTCGAGAACCTCAAGATACACAATCGCTCACACACAG GTGAAAAGCCCTACATATGTCCGTATGAGGGCTGCAACAAGCGCTACTCCAACTCAAGCGATCGTTTCAAACATACGCGCACGCACTACGTGGACAAGCCCTACTATTGCAAGATGGTGGGCTGCCTGAAGCGCTACACAGACCCCAGTTCTCTTCGCAAGCACATCAAGGCCCACGGCCACTTTGTGACTCAGGAGCAGGGATCGCCGGGCGGGGTGGGGTCCTTGCTGAAGGGAAGTCAAAGCGGGGGTTTTGCGAGCGGAGGGCCTAAGGATTCAGAGATGTCCTACGTGAGTGGGGCTCACATTATCATTCCAGGGGCGGGGGCCGCTCTCCTGGGTGCCCGCACTCTTCAGGGCCTGGGTGgctctcttcccttgtcccccCTCAGTCCTCGGCCCCTGGACCTCAGCACACTGGCTTGCCCTAGCACCCCTCCAGGCAGCTTAGGAGCTGCTTCCATCCTGTCATTCAATGGCTCGCCGCTAGGCTTGGCCAAATCGCCGCTGCTCTCCACGGCGTTGGCCTCTTCAACGTTAGGCATGCCCATGATGCCCATGCTGGGGGCAGGCGCCGATCGCAGGGCTCCGAGCCTGCTGCCCAAAAAGGGTCGAGTTGTGGAGGCTGAGAACGAGGTGACTGGGGGGGTGCTTAACCTTTCCACAGGAGGGTCTCATGATCCCTTGTCCTGGGTGGTCATCCCCCCAGGCACTGTGGTGCTCAAGCCAGCTGTGGTCAACtga
- the glis2b gene encoding zinc finger protein GLIS2b isoform X2, which yields MLSLDKPLDLKLPRRTNGRDRGSCSPPLSPLIPKRARHLCMTDDGTAVMGPTSPASPHTGMQVVSHHRTDTPTPPAVDLSMSPSSLRHTPTSPEMTYAPAVNSQLSQAFQFFVPIGAGAGLHLPSSMFIGHTSDKRASPDLSSDEQLACRWKKCHLLFDSLQDLVDHVNDFHVKPEKETGYCCHWEGCARKGRGFNARYKMLIHIRTHTNEKPHRCPTCNKSFSRLENLKIHNRSHTGEKPYICPYEGCNKRYSNSSDRFKHTRTHYVDKPYYCKMVGCLKRYTDPSSLRKHIKAHGHFVTQEQGSPGGVGSLLKGSQSGGFASGGPKDSEMSYVSGAHIIIPGAGAALLGARTLQGLGGSLPLSPLSPRPLDLSTLACPSTPPGSLGAASILSFNGSPLGLAKSPLLSTALASSTLGMPMMPMLGAGADRRAPSLLPKKGRVVEAENEVTGGVLNLSTGGSHDPLSWVVIPPGTVVLKPAVVN from the exons ATGCTTTCCCTGGACAAGCCTCTGGACCTGAAGCTCCCTCGGCGGACCAATGGGCGGGACCGGGGGTCGTGCTCACCCCCCCTCTCGCCGTTGATACCCAAAAGGGCTCGCCATCTCTGCATGACGGATGACGGTACAGCGGTCATGGGTCCCACCTCCCCGGCATCCCCGCACACAG GTATGCAGGTAGTCTCCCACCACCGAACTGATACCCCCACACCTCCTGCAGTGGATCTGagcatgtctccctcctcccttCGTCACACACCCACCTCACCTGAAATGACCTACGCTCCCGCAGTG AATTCGCAGCTGTCGCAAGCCTTTCAGTTTTTTGTGCCAATCGGAGCTGGGGCAGGACTTCACCTGCCATCATCCATGTTCATCGGCCACACGAGCGATAAAAGGGCCTCCCCGGACCTCTCGTCAGATGAACAGCTGGCTTGCCGCTGGAAGAAG TGCCACCTGCTCTTTGACTCTCTTCAAGACCTTGTGGACCATGTCAACGACTTCCATGTCAAGCCCGAGAAGGAGACAGGGTACTGCTGCCATTGGGAAGGCTGCGCTCGCAAAGGGAGGGGGTTCAACGCCAG GTACAAGATGCTCATCCACATCCGCACGCACACCAACGAGAAGCCTCACCGATGTCCCACCTGCAACAAGAGCTTCTCACGCCTCGAGAACCTCAAGATACACAATCGCTCACACACAG GTGAAAAGCCCTACATATGTCCGTATGAGGGCTGCAACAAGCGCTACTCCAACTCAAGCGATCGTTTCAAACATACGCGCACGCACTACGTGGACAAGCCCTACTATTGCAAGATGGTGGGCTGCCTGAAGCGCTACACAGACCCCAGTTCTCTTCGCAAGCACATCAAGGCCCACGGCCACTTTGTGACTCAGGAGCAGGGATCGCCGGGCGGGGTGGGGTCCTTGCTGAAGGGAAGTCAAAGCGGGGGTTTTGCGAGCGGAGGGCCTAAGGATTCAGAGATGTCCTACGTGAGTGGGGCTCACATTATCATTCCAGGGGCGGGGGCCGCTCTCCTGGGTGCCCGCACTCTTCAGGGCCTGGGTGgctctcttcccttgtcccccCTCAGTCCTCGGCCCCTGGACCTCAGCACACTGGCTTGCCCTAGCACCCCTCCAGGCAGCTTAGGAGCTGCTTCCATCCTGTCATTCAATGGCTCGCCGCTAGGCTTGGCCAAATCGCCGCTGCTCTCCACGGCGTTGGCCTCTTCAACGTTAGGCATGCCCATGATGCCCATGCTGGGGGCAGGCGCCGATCGCAGGGCTCCGAGCCTGCTGCCCAAAAAGGGTCGAGTTGTGGAGGCTGAGAACGAGGTGACTGGGGGGGTGCTTAACCTTTCCACAGGAGGGTCTCATGATCCCTTGTCCTGGGTGGTCATCCCCCCAGGCACTGTGGTGCTCAAGCCAGCTGTGGTCAACtga